ATAATGACCAACTCCCTGCCGGCCGATAGCTCAACTGATAGAGaactgcactggcatcgcagaggttagGGTTTGACTCCCGTTCAGGCCTGTCATTCACTACTGTATAATATAACTGCGAAGATCTGTAACATTAAAAATCTAtgcgcagttcaaatgaaatttcagttGCTGGCTATGTCATAAAAAAATTACCATTTAAACTGGGGTGCTTTAAAGGGATTCCTACCCCTGAGAAAAACCTATCTCCACAAGTGATCACCTCTGTTTGAGACCGCCAATCAGCTGCTAACACGTCAGTTGCTCTAAATTAGCGCCATGAAAGGAAAGCAACGCGCCTCTTTCTATTTGAAACGTcgacttcttcttgttagtaaggcGTTGATGTAATAAAATGATACATGGTTGCCTggaaatatggaatttctcttcgagttgaacactcgaagagaaattccttacctccgcgcgcccatgtattattctctatatactTGATAACAatgaggctgaaatttccgaaattttcAGAATATACCTGATGCCGAGATTTTTTTAAGAATATACTGTCGCACGACGAACTActataaaataaaactaaatcTAGCCAGGTGAAGGCATGTTTTTTAAGACAATAAAACAGTACTAAACGTAGCCGTGTGGTCACAATAGTGAGTTTCAGAAATGACGTCGGCAACTGCAAAGACAACACCACATACCAATGATTTGACTGGTTGACTTGGGTCTAATCATCGTATTGcatgtgcggcacgctttttggtgcaaatttGTGAAGTAGTCTGACAAATGAAAACGTGGAATTTTCCTATTTGAGGTTCCggcgacaacgcgagcccgcagctGTAAACCTTTCATCCTCTGTCTTTACACGAAAAATCatttgtgccaagcaagcgaaagtacacttcgcctatttCCTTCAATGTGATTAAACATGGAGTAATCGCAAAACaattaacctaacgcaaagttctattttgatgcGATGTTTTCGATTCAGCAGCAGTAGTAGCTCTTTAAACTCCCCAACAGAGAGCTTACGCATTTATGACGGCTACGGCAGATAAAATGTCACTCAAAAATAAACATGTGCGCTATGGCAACTACTTTGTGATTATTGCGTTATGCTCGCATTCCATATTGTTGGCGAATTACGCTAAAGCTGGACTGATAGGAGCGCCGTTGAGTTAAATAAAGAGGCTGAAAGGTTTACTGTTGCGTGTCCACATTTTCGTTAAAACcctaaatttggaaatttcacgatgtcgtttggcagactacgtcaaagaattctacttaagtgcgtgctgcacgtgctgcacaaTTATTTCCCTCATTCAAAAATCATGTCATCGTTTTCtggtgttgtcgttgccgttgccttcGTCTTTaacttgcttaagctctctaatgtaACATGACACACGTTTGCACAACACCAAGCAGTGTGTTTCATACCCGGCCTGCATACAttgttaaacaaaacaaacttttcttTATAATCTACAAAGTCATTAGAGTATTTCAGCCTAAAATCGGGAGGAAAATAAGAATATTCCATCCTTTGCCTAAAAACACTATTctcataaataataataaaaaaagtgtAGGGTGTATTTTGGGAAAATATACCAATTTCAGTGTGGAATTGATATGATCCCTACAGATCTCAAAAGACTGAGTATAAAAATCATTTTTGCTGAATAATGCTCACAAATAACGataaaaaaggccaaaaagataaataataatcataataattagcGGTAAATAATTCACAATTTAaattccactaatccaggatcagcttaatcggctttcgaacaactgaGCCCtaagcaaaaagaaagaaacctcCGCTAAGCCATTTTTCAAAGCGCGCGGGATTTCGTGCAACGGCTTTCCGGTGACGTGCCTTTCAGTACGTGTACGTTCATTCATCACTGGTGATAATTCGTTCGCGTTACTGATTGGACGAACGATATTTTGTCCCAGGGAAATTTTGTCGTTCGTGCTCCTAATTGGGTAAAGTTAGAACCGGTACGAATCACTGTGATTCTCTTGGAATATGTATGTAAAGCTGGAATATTAAGGGATACGTATCAAAGAATGAAATCAAAATGACAGCGTTGGGGAAAAAACAACTGGCAGTAGGCAAGGCTGATTGGCTTTTAACAAAGCGTGGCGTAGCTGCCTTTTGAAATCAATAAGTTATGTCAGTTTAGTTACAAATAACAAGAAGGAAAAGAgcaagaagagagaaaaatttACCTATCCTCATGTCTTTTGCTTCTCTCTTCGCGTTCTCGACGGAACTTCGCTTCCTCTTTGTCAGGTTTTCTacagtaaaataaaaaataagaaaagaaaagagattaACAAACAGGAAATAGTTTGGAGAAGAGCCGCCCCCGTATTTTAATTTTCCCGAGAAGTAAAGACGAAGTTGCTCATTTTTAGTTTGTTGTTGAAATACAGCAGTTCTGAAAATTTCATGTGCAACAAggctattatttttttttttcactacaaCAATCTTTTATTAAACTACACTGATGTAGTTAGTGTATGACAAAAATAGTATGTAGTCAGCCGTTGTCATATGAGGGGACGCAAATCGTCTATACTGTGTTATTTCATGCTGAGCATCACTTTCCTTGGCAATTTGATCCTATTCAACTGCCACTTTTTTGTAAGGAAATTCACGGTTTGTGTTTTTATCGACTCTTCCATTGGGATCTAGACAGTGTTCGCTTTTCCTTTCCAGgccgctctgacgaagggctaacgctctaaaTATTTTCACGGTGATCATTCAACCAAATCTTCGCTTTCCAGAACGTGCAGCAAGTAGAGATACATTTCTCTCACTTTGACCGAGTATGGCGCTTAATCGTATTTGTTAAGAACCtatttttgtgaaatttcccTAGCAGGCTTTTACTGTATCGATGGCCAAAAGTGTCCGCGAACAGTTATGCTTAACTGAAATTCGGCTTTGATGGATGGCAGCCATACCATCATCAAACGGATCTGATTCATATCATACCAGGGATCCTTAAGTTCTGCCTGGCTACTTTTCATTTACAGTATTTATTCTTCCTATTCTTCCTATAGTGGCCTTTTCTTCAGAATCAACCTTTGggatttcattcattttatgcCCAGAGTAAACTATTTACACTATTATCTAAACTCGCATTCTGTTCGGGTTGTTCTTTCAagatttctttttgcttttgtctGCGATGAAAGGTGTATTCACATACCAGTAGTTTAAAGCTTGGAaatggaaataaataaataaattgaaatttaaacaTATAAAATTCAATTGATGCTACAATTTTTCGTTTGCTCAGCAAAGATGCATGCGTAAATGCAGTCTATTTTTGTGCGTATGCACCGGCACGTTCCGGTATGGAAAACAGCAGGATTTGAACAATGGCTCTCACCCTCGGAATGAGTGTTTCTGCACGAGCACATGCGCAGTTATCGAAGACGCACCGTACTACGAAGACACGCCTTGTACACCATATAGAGGAAATAACTAGAGCGCTGTGctgtatatataattattactactagTTCTGAATCCGGTTGAGTGGGTGAAAGgaatctgtcacatatggtctattACTACTTGATAACCAGTACAGTATCATCCGTCAATCGCAAAGAGTAATATATTTATCTGTCGTACCGGTGTCATCATAAATCGTATTGGCGCCGCGTCAGTAGGAAGCCTGGGGCATCAAAGCTCCATACAATTTACAAGAGTTATAGTATTGTAAAATTTATGAACTTACCGGGGAACTTACTATAAAGCCGATATGCGTCCGCTCATGTTCTTTGGGTTTGTGTTTCTTACAAAGAATGTGGTAATGCCATTGTGAGATATGCCTTAATTGTTGCAGAAATGAGCGATTTCTATTTTCAACTTTGATATCCATATGATAAAAACCCAATAAAATTCCATAAAATCTCTGAATATTTGCCATATTTCATGTATGAACAGCATCATTCTAGCAATACGAGTGGCGGAGCCGCAACAAACAGAAAACTCTCCCTCCTAGGCAATGCCTTCGAGCTTTGCTCACTTCATGACTCATTTCAATTCTAGAAAATAAAGGCATGTAAAGAAGGCCGCAAGGGAGAGACAGCTTTCATGGCTCACTGTTAAACTTGTGATCCACTTGATGACTGACGGAGAGTTACATTAATTGTGGCCTACCCATTTCCTCTTTTCCGACGACAACAGCAACAGTAAATGCAACAAAATACGGTAACTAACACCACAATTCCCGCTGCAGCAAGCGCAATGATGAGAACTTTGCCAGACactaaaaaacaagcaaacaaacacgAATGATAACGAAACTTTGTGCATATTGATGTGATACTTGCATTATTAAACGAGTGTCAGTTTCTTAACTGACAAAGGACACAAAAAGGCAACAAGCCTAATCTTGCTTTTGAAAGGACAGGAAAACGGGAGAATATACATGTAGGACGTCTTAGAAATCGCTTTCTATTTAAACCCAGTCTCCAACAAGTCTCCGCGTATAAAGATTTATTCCGAATTAATGCACAGTTTGTACCTCCATTTTTAAACTCTTTGACCAGTATTTCTTCGTTCTCAACCTCTCTTTTTTCCGCCCGCACTTTATCTTTATTTCTGTCCTAATTAAAATTTCATCATATGTTCCATTGCGTACGACATTTTTGCTTTACTTTCACTTCATCCAGCCCCAATTCGCCCGCTTATCAATCAGCAATCGCTAACATGCATCTCCAAAGGAAGGTAAAAATAATGCGTTTACTTTATATTTGCTCTTAAAACAATTGTTTACCTATGCACTGTCCGGCTTTCCATTCCTGACCCTCGCAATGTTTATTAAGAATATTTTTCGCAATGCTGCCATTCAGACACTTTTTAGTTGGCTCGCAGTAAACACACTGAAACGAATACAGTGATTCATTGATCATGAGACATAGCTTGAACTTTAGAACTGTCCTTGCGAAAATAATTCCTAGAAAAgttggaattcctaggaattcctaacaATTCCAAGACATGCAAATTAGGATAATCCTaaaagtttggaattttttagaatttctagGAATGGTGAAACAAGTGACTAGGAATTACTGGGAATTCCGAGGAATTCTCAGTATTtccaagactgaaaaaaaaatgtgctggGAATATCTGAGAATAATTTAGAATGGTAAACTGTTGGAATTACAAAGCTGGGAATCTTTAGGAATCTTTGAGATTCAGTCTTTATTGGCTCTCACTGACTCTCACACAAATCAACACAACAGCCTTGATATGGTGGACAAATATCCATAAGGCCCTTCGAGAAGCATTAAAAATAATCTACCATAAATCTGAGAAACTATTTATCatagaaaataattaatattcttgAGATTTACAAGTAACTATATAAATATCTGACCGCAATAACTATTTTGGAAATGACTGTTAACTTCTCTTTATGTTACTGattttctttgttggaaaggaaattttatgatttttgtaAAACTGTCTAGACACACTTTTTTGCATTGAAAGTATGTACTATTTAGAACATTTGACATAAAACTGTCAGTCTTGAGGCTTCATAAACTATAGTAGTTCCGTACCCTTACCAAACTGGCATAGATGTTAAAAATCTGCAAATATCTGTAACATATCTGGAACAGCACTGCAGTTATATCTATAGGTTTTCTCCtatctgtaaaatatctgtaaaTAATTTCCAGACATTTTGCAGATATGTTATGTAAGAGTTCTCTAGAAATATCTGTGAACTATCTGCACTGTCTGCAGAAATTCTacacatatatatgtattaCTTTTTATATGCAGATTGAtagttgttttaaaatttcttcaTAAAGAGTTAGAGTTCATTAGAATAACTACAATTTTACAACTTTATCCTGGAAAGTTTCCATGTAAAGATACATTGATTTAGATCATTGTAGTTATTttcaatagggccatttatacgggagaaaataagacgcgtcttatgtaagacgcgccttacatgagacgcgaactgctcgtataaatggtacaaaacaagcgttagcgtcttattttagacgcgacttacataatacgcgtcttatcttggaacagaacttttggctgttcttattttgtccgcgtcttaagtaagacgtgaactttctcgtataaatggtttcgcgtcctaaataagacgtgaactataagtgcgcatgcctgtcatatgcgtgacgacaacaacaaatcgtcattttgtttgaccagtcacccaggctaacaaaatggcattgcagtcaatcagtcgatcgctttcttccgactcgtctcggatttctgttgtattcttcgtatgcaacgtcaagtttctgaattttctttaacagcacggtcttcacaagaaaagaggacttctcaaagtggaaaaaacatctttgaataagtctcttccttcttaaaatgacggcacgcttttgttttttgctacagcgcgccattttggatattgctaacggctttgctaatggcaacttctcatggctgtatcaaaaataagacgcaAACCATTcatacgagaagttcgcgtcttatgtaagacgcgaacgtataaatggtacagttcgcgtcttatgcaaggcgcgtcttacataagacgcgtcttattttctcccgtataaatggccctaatgcaTGCATGTGCAggtaattaaaatcaaagtaaTTGCCTGATTATACCCTCGATCAACACTCAATTGAAAAGCACTCTTTTAGATGATTATATCAATACAATCATAACGCAAATTTCAAGtgtcaacaataaattttattgaattgaaATCATATTGGTGCACTTTTCGTTTATCTGAAAACCGGCCACCTCTTCAGAATATTCGACCTTGCCGTAAGCCTCCTTGATTTCTTTGGCTTGTAAATCCTCGTTTTCCATTGAGCTGTCACCTTGATTTGAAGAGAAAATGTCGCCTTCGCGCATTTCATAAAGATGATTGCCATTTTGTTAGACGAGAAGCACGTAAGCACGTATCCTTGCCGATCCTGGTGACTGTGAAACTGACGTTTGTAGATTCTGGGTTGTCATGCGCAATTTGGCTTCAAAATCGCTTTGAAATGACGCCTAAAACTACGTTTGGGAGGAACAGGATTACAAGAATCCCGAAAAGTCTTGTAGCGATTTTGTTCCATTAGTTTGAGAATTCAAggctaaaaacatttctttgccCGATTCTACAATTCCCACGCATTGTTGATATCGTGGTATAACTAAAAGCGGGGAGTGGGGCCGACAGAAACAAAcagatgtgattggctaagcgCAAAAATTTCACAGCTTGCCGGTGAACCTTGGCggtttttttaactgaaatattcaGCGtcgttttccagcattttcacgtGTAGCAAGAAGTTTACGTCGTTTACCAGCGTTTTCAAGTGTAGCAAGCATATCTCAGATCACtttctgttaaaaaaatttcgaaaatggttggcagaacatcgcgtgtTACAGAAACTGCAACTCGCTTTCAAGACGATCGATGCGGTAAGTTACATCTTCGATCTAACGCGAACGAGTTCGTCTGAAACAAGCACTTGAACTGCTTGTCTAAAGCAGGATATATAGActgattgttgttttttttccttgatttcaaagaaaaaatcgtCATATATTTCTGTAGATTTATACCTCATAAAATTCGTAGAGGATGCGGCGTTAGTCTTGAGAGTCCTCGGTTGAGACAAAGTCAGGATGGAAGATGAAACTTACGTTTCATTTTAATTGCcagctttaaaaatttcatgtAAAGCATGCATGCTGCCACTAAGTTCTGTTAAgtgcatttttgaaaaagtcgcattgctgtttcgaaaaagttaatgtcacattttgaaacaatgactAAACATGTCTTTTAGgatcttattgttattatttcaagctgAGACCATGTGAAACGTTAACCTTtcttaattataaataaatattaggTAGCTAGAATTTTAGTGTATATACTCAGACATTTCATATCCTTATGGGATTTTTTAAGAGaagattatttttagtttattcCTAGCTCCAGTTCCTGTTTTTAATGTCATGAACTGACAAATTTGACTGTGCATTCTTAGTGAAACCTACATTGATGTAATTGTTAGAAAGTGCATGGAcgatttcaatttgtaaataaaagCTTGTTGACTTAAATATATGCAAAGAGGACATCAATCATTAAGTTTCAGTGTCTTTCCTGCAGTTATTTGTTACCCAAATTCCAAGGAATAAAAGACTATAATTGATGTTAGTGACATTAGGCTCGTTCTGTGTACTGGTATTCATCTTCAGTTGTATTATTCACTCTGGAGGTTATGACCCtatttgatgttgtttgtttgaacgtcaaatgctaaaaaaatgtaCACAGAGCCTAGTaagatttcacaaaaaaattcccAGTTATTCTATGAAATTCCCAGTAATTCTCAGATTTCACAAAAAATTCCCAGTGATTCTAAGAAATTCTTTGGAATTTCTTGGAATGTTTCAGATTTCTCAGTCTGATTTTCTTTCCATTTGGAATTCCTAAGAATTCTTGGGAATTCACAGTCATTATTTTTTAACcttggaattcctaggaattcctagttCCAATTTACCGTGAAAAATCACACCTTtcattcctaggaattcctaagaATTTTTTCCTAGGAATTCTTAAGAATagcctaggaattcctaggaattctcaaAGTTATTTCACAAGGGTGTTATGTCAGTAGTTCTAAATAACGACGATGACAACGTCAATGATTatggtggtgatgatgatgaagaagcGTTTCATTTAAAGGCACATGTTCAATTGACCTACAAACTCGAATACGATTCATTACATGTCACAGCAAAAGAAACACCAATCACAGGGCTCAGAACCCCATTTGGCAGTTGTCAGCCAGTTGGCTCATCACTAAATAATACAATTACAGTGGTATAAATGACAACTAAAGATATAAACAGCCATAAATTATATACAACAAGTAACAGTATTCTGCATGCAATACCCCAACATCCCAACTTGACTGCAAAATCATAGTGAAGAACAATCTTGGAAAAAAGTCTACATGACATTGAGAGAGCACTGCAATTCCAGCTTCATGAATATGCTTCTTCTATACTTCTTCATCAATCAAAAACCATGAAAGTAATAAATTCTCAAAagaaaatagtaataacaaagTTGATCATagtataaataataataacagaagACTAAGTTCTAGGACAAGGTATTAAGAAAAGTGCTGAGACACACACGTTTTAAATAATCATGGCATGGTCCATTTAAAAGCATTGGAGTTGATCAGGTCCACACGCATGGAAATTCGAATGTCTTAAGAACTGTTCGGAATAGACACTACATTGTcagagaaaataacaaagaactATGAAAAGATGGAAAACCCAATTCCATTCAGGAGATCACAGGGAAAGTAAACATAAGAAGCGGGATATTAAAAACTGACAGCTTGTTCAGGTGTTCCTGTCTCAAAACCCCAACCCTAAACTCTAAAAAACAACTCTAACAAATCATGAGGGCACAATTTTAGAGTTGAAAAAAGAACTAGCTTGGGGCATGCTAACAAGAAAACCAACTTGTTCATTGCTTTTCATTGAATTACCCGcatgatatttttttctaatgaGAACTATATAAATggtatttaaaataataattattttatttgttatgaGATAAATAAAGATTTGAGTTTTAGTTAATAATTTTCATTAATCATTTTGCTTTCGATGGACGGAAAACCTTAAACTCTAAGCAAACCATTAATAAGAAGTTGACTAACTGATATTTGGTGGTAGAAAATTTTTAGCGGTAATATGGATATATACAAgtttaaaagagaaaaatgtaCAATTTTAGCAATGAAAAGAGGTTAATTTTAACACGGAAAAGAATTATGTCTAACTAATTCTCAGGAAATGCGAGCTGTTAAAGAAGGAGAATTATTTTGTGGCGACATAAGCAGATTAAGTAAAGTAAAGGGAAATATTCAACCTGAATACAACAGGATACAAAGTGTTCTGAAATCCAGGAAATATTGTGAGGGCTGTAAATCCAAGAGCAGTGTCTAAGTTATCTGTTATGGGGCGGGGATTTGTATCTCACCTTTGGCAGAATTAAAAAAGATAGACAGAAAAACTTAGAAGTTGCCGACAATCCATGGAGAAATGCACCCTCAAACAGGTGTCAAAGAAACGTTCAGGGATGCCAATTATACACGGGTTGAGATTGTTGTTTCTCAACTCTGATCTGAGATGTAATTCTCCTGGTACTCTGGCTTAtctctctcaccaaaaaccaaaaatatgATTTTATTTGTtgcgattaagtttgatttgcagTCTTCTTAATTAGTAAGGCAATGTACTCAGCTATAAAATCTTCTGAGACTCAGAAAAAAGAGTGATCACTATTATTATAGTAATTGCGTTtgacgaaggagaacgcttcctaattttGTTGGTCTCCTCTTGACGCTAGtgaaagctctgagggtttttttgggctttctatcgggcgggcagttatgacgtcacattctcgttgcgcaaaggattctgcctcgtgcgacacaaaattctgtcttcGCGAACATCGGTTGTTGGCGGAGGtattgttgaagaatttcgtagctgctgctgttttcttggtaacttattttctcaatgttgttgaagaatttcgttgctgcttatcaaagcctgagggaagcgtgtgccattttgggctttctatcagGCATGCAGTTATGACGGCAGTCtgttacatttttgggtttcactaGTAAAGTTACTATTCTTCATGTTGCTTtttaaatacttcgtctttctcatttaatgtctcaactaatttcctcccatgttttttgcatgattttagctaaattcattgaacttggAACacacttattaatctttgattactcctagtaataataataaagaaagttCTTATAGGCGCATTTAAAAATCTCAATGCGCTTACAATAAGATAAAAAAAGTTTGtatacaagaaaaaagaaaatatatataaaagtatGTATAATTATGAATAAAAATATACTACCTATACCTATACTGCTCTAATCATATGGACCGACAGATGTTCATAAATACTTATTTAAATGCTAATTcaaaaaaattggtttttaaatttttgtaaagTCATTTACTGATTTACTGATTATTATGATCCTTTAAGCATATTATCACgcagattttttttattaggttGTTCAAAAGGgctttgaaaatgatgaaggagagcgtttattttattgtgatagcactcatGGTTGCctagttattcaagattttggtttatgcaaattagattaccTGTGACGTCACgatgtggacacaaaatgatgtaaaaaaaatttctctcaAGACTTTTGCTGTATACAACTGAAACTTTGTAGAGCTGTTACACTCATCGCGAAGTTCCATGACAATTTGTCCACtgcatttccatggcaacacaatgggctctaAGTCTTCTCCATTCAAAAGGTAAAATAGTTTCCTCTCTTTATCTTGTTGTTCATttagtgggtgtgagcgaatatggacattactcAGCAAAAGCAAAAGACTAGTAAGTCTTtgagactctggagcaacaaataagggactttttcatttttaggaAGCTAGAGGTCTGGTATGTTATTACAGTAACATTGTAATTACTGTgacaatgtgtagttcttgcagtacatcaaccctgaaaaatttcaatcctgtagacTGAGTATTTGTGCAGACGTtccatattaatttttgttattttacatcattttgtgtcaataTTTTGCCGTCAAAGGTCCTCtgatttgcataaatcaaaatattgaataacTAGGCAACAAAGAATGctgtcaaaataaaataacagcattattcatcactttgaaaggtCTTCCTAATCAGTTAAtgaaaaatttcgtgtcatgtacactttaagtcttgctcttttcaCTTTAATATGGTTCCTAGTTCAATCCATGAATTCAGGCCtgaaaaaatacaagaaaactATTACACTAACATCATCTATCTCCACATCTACAGGCTTACAATTgacccacataacaaccagctcccagttgaccTCCTAGCTCAACTGATAGAGCACTGTACCAGCATCGCAGAAATTTTCAGGCTGCTGCTTAAGTAAGAGCCTTCGCTCTTCGCGTCAGagccttcgctctgacgaagggctaacgctcgaaatctttcacggtggtaatt
The nucleotide sequence above comes from Acropora muricata isolate sample 2 chromosome 12, ASM3666990v1, whole genome shotgun sequence. Encoded proteins:
- the LOC136892064 gene encoding pituitary tumor-transforming gene 1 protein-interacting protein-like isoform X5; amino-acid sequence: MQEGQNYKELTDDHRAGYVLIFNSKWNSIRLNVKKGRKTYPNVVHMSADCSQQSGKACKDCIEVSGCVYCEPTKKCLNGSIAKNILNKHCEGQEWKAGQCIVSGKVLIIALAAAGIVVLVTVFCCIYCCCCRRKRGNGKHKPKEHERTHIGFIVSSPVSS
- the LOC136892064 gene encoding pituitary tumor-transforming gene 1 protein-interacting protein-like isoform X3, with protein sequence MKLFLKETTTVVKWMIPLYFILFSLPDSTAADCSQQSGKACKDCIEVSGCVYCEPTKKCLNGSIAKNILNKHCEGQEWKAGQCIVSGKVLIIALAAAGIVVLVTVFCCIYCCCCRRKRGNGKPDKEEAKFRREREERSKRHEDREQERREKREEIRKKYGLNQQPV
- the LOC136892064 gene encoding pituitary tumor-transforming gene 1 protein-interacting protein-like isoform X1 is translated as MQEGQNYKELTDDHRAGYVLIFNSKWNSIRLNVKKGRKTYPNVVHMSADCSQQSGKACKDCIEVSGCVYCEPTKKCLNGSIAKNILNKHCEGQEWKAGQCIVSGKVLIIALAAAGIVVLVTVFCCIYCCCCRRKRGNGKPDKEEAKFRREREERSKRHEDREQERREKREEIRKKYGLNQQPV
- the LOC136892064 gene encoding pituitary tumor-transforming gene 1 protein-interacting protein-like isoform X4: MKLFLKETTTVVKWMIPLYFILFSLPDSTADCSQQSGKACKDCIEVSGCVYCEPTKKCLNGSIAKNILNKHCEGQEWKAGQCIVSGKVLIIALAAAGIVVLVTVFCCIYCCCCRRKRGNGKPDKEEAKFRREREERSKRHEDREQERREKREEIRKKYGLNQQPV
- the LOC136892064 gene encoding pituitary tumor-transforming gene 1 protein-interacting protein-like isoform X2, translated to MSADCSQQSGKACKDCIEVSGCVYCEPTKKCLNGSIAKNILNKHCEGQEWKAGQCIVSGKVLIIALAAAGIVVLVTVFCCIYCCCCRRKRGNGKPDKEEAKFRREREERSKRHEDREQERREKREEIRKKYGLNQQPV